ATAATCAAGATATGAAAAATAGATTGAAACGCATTGAAGGTCAAGTTCGTGGCGTGCTTCGTATGATGGAAGAAGGAAAAGATTGCCGAGAGGTTATTACACAGTTAACGGCATCTCGTTCTGCACTTGATCGTACAATTGGCCTCGTTGTTGGAACAAATTTAGAGCAATGTTTACGTGAACAGTTTGAAAGTGGTAATGGTTCAAATGAAGAATTAATTAAAGAAGCTGTTCAATTACTTGTAAAAAGCCGATAATCTGTCAAACGTAAGTGTTGACAGATTTTCAAAAACATTTTATTATACCCCTACAGGTATATGTATATAAGTTGTGGAGGAATCGACTATGAGTATAAAAGTGGATATGAGTTTAGATTGCAAAGGTTTGGCTTGTCCGATGCCGATTGTGAAAACGAAGAAGGCGATAGAAGGATTAGCATCAGGGCAAGTGATTGAAGTTAAGGCAACAGATAAAGGGTCTACTGTAGATATAAAAAGTTGGGCGAATAAAGTAGGGCATCAATATATCGGTACAAAACACGAGAGCGATATTTTGATGCATTACGTTAGAAAAGCACATGAGCATGAAGTGAATGAGGTTGTGAAATATCCTCATACAATTACGAATATAG
This genomic window from Bacillus anthracis str. Vollum contains:
- a CDS encoding metal-sensitive transcriptional regulator, with the translated sequence MEYNQDMKNRLKRIEGQVRGVLRMMEEGKDCREVITQLTASRSALDRTIGLVVGTNLEQCLREQFESGNGSNEELIKEAVQLLVKSR
- a CDS encoding sulfurtransferase TusA family protein, yielding MSIKVDMSLDCKGLACPMPIVKTKKAIEGLASGQVIEVKATDKGSTVDIKSWANKVGHQYIGTKHESDILMHYVRKAHEHEVNEVVKYPHTITNIELEEILVSGEECTVLDVREAAEFAFGHIPSATSMPLGELESLVLDKTKQIYVVCRTGNRSDVACQMLKEKGYTNVKNVIPGMIEWQGNIEN